Proteins encoded within one genomic window of Corynebacterium aurimucosum:
- a CDS encoding sodium/glutamate symporter produces MPVIGGFAFALINLALRKTGLLELTFDTTLQNFFIVIFFISVGYVLKAAVPKVMTFLVLCTALCFFQDLVPLLFGPFVGLEKDLALMTGSVSMIGGHGVSGSITLLVEASGVAVAYASVAFGLVAGSLMGRLHKMEDQEVDIDESILQMDLRYLHGDRSCTPSS; encoded by the coding sequence GTGCCCGTTATCGGCGGTTTTGCCTTCGCACTCATCAACCTAGCGCTGCGGAAGACCGGCTTGTTGGAACTGACCTTTGACACCACGTTGCAGAACTTCTTTATAGTCATTTTCTTCATCTCTGTAGGTTACGTGCTCAAGGCCGCCGTCCCGAAGGTCATGACCTTCCTTGTGCTGTGCACCGCGCTGTGCTTCTTCCAAGACCTCGTGCCCTTGCTGTTCGGCCCGTTCGTAGGGCTGGAGAAGGACCTGGCGCTCATGACCGGCTCGGTCTCCATGATCGGCGGCCACGGTGTCTCCGGCAGTATCACCCTGCTTGTGGAGGCCAGTGGTGTGGCCGTCGCCTACGCCTCCGTCGCCTTCGGTCTCGTGGCCGGCTCCCTGATGGGCAGGCTGCACAAGATGGAGGACCAGGAAGTCGACATCGACGAATCTATCCTCCAGATGGACCTACGCTACCTGCACGGCGACCGATCATGCACGCCTTCATCATGA
- a CDS encoding aldose 1-epimerase family protein has product MTDVSIFNIPLAKGFGTKHTLLSSEEFTVTAWTYKSGVDAVRITNSRGFVEVLPFLGQIIWEANFDGRSLTMKNMFTEPKPADVIVDTYGCFAFHSGLLAAGCPAPDDTHPLHGEFPCAPYDAAWLEVTANTVAISGSYTYVQGFGHHYTAVPTVRLGTGETEFDIDLKVTNNSAYQSMPLQYMCHMNYAYVEGAEFGGNLPADAFRLRESVPAHVTPTPEWTAFNAEIIGKPYPALVEPDRYDPEIVWFADDLPRFGSDIEVTMGGYFARFDSAEFPVATRWVLHNADQQVAAFVLPGTSRPEGFNAARAAGTLIELGAGETRTFHVRTGQRSAK; this is encoded by the coding sequence ATGACCGATGTATCAATCTTCAACATCCCGCTGGCCAAGGGCTTCGGTACCAAGCACACTCTGCTTAGCTCTGAAGAGTTCACCGTCACCGCGTGGACCTATAAATCCGGTGTGGACGCCGTCCGCATTACCAACAGCCGCGGCTTCGTGGAAGTCCTGCCCTTCCTGGGCCAGATCATCTGGGAGGCCAACTTCGACGGACGCTCCCTGACGATGAAGAACATGTTCACCGAGCCCAAGCCCGCCGATGTCATCGTAGACACCTACGGCTGCTTCGCCTTCCACTCCGGCCTGCTGGCCGCCGGCTGCCCAGCCCCAGACGACACACACCCGCTGCACGGCGAGTTCCCTTGCGCGCCCTACGATGCCGCCTGGCTCGAGGTCACCGCGAACACCGTCGCCATCTCTGGCTCCTACACCTACGTCCAGGGTTTCGGTCACCACTACACCGCGGTGCCGACCGTGCGTCTGGGCACCGGGGAGACCGAGTTCGACATCGACCTCAAGGTCACCAACAACAGCGCCTACCAGTCGATGCCGCTGCAGTACATGTGCCACATGAACTACGCCTACGTCGAAGGCGCCGAGTTCGGCGGCAACCTGCCTGCAGATGCCTTCCGCCTACGCGAATCCGTGCCCGCCCACGTCACCCCGACGCCGGAGTGGACCGCGTTCAACGCAGAGATCATCGGCAAGCCCTATCCGGCTCTGGTGGAGCCAGATAGGTACGACCCGGAAATCGTCTGGTTCGCCGACGACCTGCCGCGTTTCGGCAGCGACATCGAGGTGACCATGGGCGGCTACTTCGCCCGCTTCGACTCCGCCGAGTTCCCGGTGGCCACCCGCTGGGTCCTGCACAACGCGGACCAGCAGGTTGCCGCATTCGTTCTGCCCGGTACCTCGCGCCCCGAAGGCTTCAACGCCGCGCGCGCCGCCGGTACCCTTATTGAATTGGGCGCGGGCGAGACCCGCACCTTCCACGTCCGCACGGGCCAAAGGAGCGCCAAATGA
- a CDS encoding sugar-binding transcriptional regulator → MMEARDFQAIDAAKLYYLSDKSQSEVAKELGVSRPTVSKLLATAREKGFVRITIADPRESGSTVGAQLMEAFGLSAVQVAPGPGGNGGELVDSLGRLGAQVLQGLVKDGDSVGVSWGNTMYAIARHLEVQNVHGVEIVQLKGGMSHSERATNDFETIDLFCRAFHAHARLLPLPAVFRSAEVKRLVEDEPHIAGVMERGALADVVVFTVGAARPESMLFQLGYFSDSDRERILSTAVGDICSRWVDRSGQVCVPDIDARTVGIGLQDLKSRPVRLLVAGGLEKAEAILVALREGYVTHLVIDQATADKVLLLARM, encoded by the coding sequence ATGATGGAAGCTCGGGATTTTCAGGCAATCGATGCTGCGAAGCTGTACTACCTGTCCGATAAGTCGCAATCGGAGGTGGCGAAGGAGCTGGGGGTATCGCGCCCCACGGTCTCGAAGCTGTTGGCTACTGCGCGGGAAAAGGGGTTTGTACGCATCACGATTGCGGACCCGCGGGAGAGTGGGTCCACGGTGGGGGCGCAGCTCATGGAGGCCTTCGGGCTGAGCGCGGTGCAGGTGGCGCCGGGGCCAGGCGGCAACGGCGGTGAGTTGGTGGATTCCCTGGGCCGGCTGGGAGCGCAAGTGCTGCAGGGCCTGGTCAAGGACGGCGACAGTGTGGGCGTGAGCTGGGGTAACACAATGTATGCCATCGCGCGCCACCTTGAGGTGCAGAATGTGCATGGGGTGGAGATTGTGCAGCTGAAAGGCGGGATGAGCCACTCGGAGCGGGCGACGAATGACTTCGAGACCATTGATTTGTTTTGCCGGGCGTTCCACGCGCACGCGCGACTGCTGCCGCTGCCGGCGGTGTTCCGCAGCGCAGAGGTCAAGCGCCTGGTGGAGGACGAGCCGCACATCGCGGGCGTGATGGAGCGGGGCGCGCTTGCCGATGTCGTAGTGTTCACCGTTGGCGCGGCTCGGCCGGAGTCCATGCTGTTCCAGCTGGGATATTTTTCCGACTCAGACCGGGAACGAATTCTGTCAACGGCGGTGGGTGACATTTGTTCGCGCTGGGTGGACAGGTCGGGCCAGGTATGCGTGCCGGACATAGACGCACGCACGGTGGGAATAGGCCTGCAGGATTTGAAGTCGCGGCCGGTTCGTCTGCTGGTGGCAGGCGGATTGGAAAAAGCGGAGGCCATCCTGGTGGCGCTACGCGAGGGGTACGTGACGCACCTGGTCATCGACCAAGCCACCGCCGATAAAGTGTTACTTTTGGCACGTATGTAA
- a CDS encoding sigma-70 family RNA polymerase sigma factor, translating into MATETTSETLQKQRLFEEQALPLLDQLYGGAMRLTRNPQDAEDLIQETYLKAFSNFDSFKQGTNLKAWLYRIMTNTYINSYRKAKRRPVESSADELSDFQLYTTSGHDSTGLESAEVEALKQMPDSEISEAMNDLPEDYRMVVYYSDVVGLAYKEIAEVMGTPLGTVMSRLHRGRKLLRAALKDVARDKGIGRNHPEMEEK; encoded by the coding sequence ATGGCCACAGAAACGACGAGCGAGACGCTTCAGAAACAGCGGTTGTTTGAGGAGCAAGCCTTGCCCTTGCTGGACCAGCTTTACGGCGGAGCGATGCGTCTGACGCGCAACCCGCAAGACGCGGAGGATTTGATCCAAGAGACCTACCTCAAGGCCTTTAGCAACTTCGATTCCTTCAAACAGGGGACGAACTTGAAGGCGTGGCTGTACCGCATCATGACGAATACCTACATCAACTCCTACCGGAAGGCCAAGCGCCGCCCAGTGGAATCCTCAGCGGACGAGCTTAGTGACTTTCAGCTGTATACCACGTCCGGACATGACTCCACGGGCCTGGAATCAGCGGAGGTCGAAGCGCTCAAGCAGATGCCGGATTCGGAGATTTCCGAGGCCATGAATGACCTGCCGGAGGATTACCGCATGGTGGTGTACTACTCGGATGTGGTGGGTTTGGCCTATAAGGAAATCGCAGAAGTGATGGGCACTCCGTTGGGGACGGTCATGAGCCGCCTCCACCGCGGAAGAAAATTGCTTCGTGCAGCGTTGAAGGACGTAGCACGAGACAAAGGCATTGGTCGCAACCACCCAGAGATGGAGGAGAAGTAA
- the fucP gene encoding L-fucose:H+ symporter permease → MTLIKDPTVQQKDGYLDRIPWFQFILISICFPMWGAAASLNDILITQFKSIFTLSDFASAFVQSAFYGGYFLIAIPASRVIKSYSYKLSILIGLALYIVGCTLFFPASHMATYSVFLVALFAIAVGLSFLETSCNTYSTMLGPQSSSTLRLNISQTFYPLGSIFGILLGKYLVFTEGDALHTQMSTMTEYEKTAFAQDMLQRTLSPYQYIIMVLVALLIVVALTQMPNCKPLRDATHEATASIGETLSYLAGNAKFRRGILTQFLYVGMQTAVWSFTIRLALNLDSNLNERSASTFMIFSFIAFFLGKFLANIFMSKIDPNLVLIGYSVLGCLALLYVMFVPNITAVWAAVITSGLFGPCWATIYSRTLDAIEDKRHTETGGAVIVMAIIGGAVVPLVQGLVSDKTGSMQLAFGVSLFCFAAVLVHFLRLYKER, encoded by the coding sequence ATGACGCTCATCAAGGACCCAACCGTCCAGCAGAAGGACGGCTACCTGGACCGCATTCCCTGGTTCCAGTTCATCCTCATCTCCATTTGCTTCCCGATGTGGGGCGCCGCCGCTTCCCTCAACGACATCCTGATCACGCAGTTCAAGTCCATCTTCACCCTGTCGGACTTCGCGTCCGCCTTCGTGCAGTCGGCCTTCTACGGCGGCTACTTCCTCATCGCGATCCCGGCCTCCCGCGTAATTAAGAGCTACAGCTACAAACTCTCCATCCTCATCGGCCTGGCCCTCTACATCGTGGGCTGCACCCTGTTCTTCCCGGCCTCCCACATGGCCACCTACAGTGTGTTCCTCGTGGCCCTGTTTGCCATCGCAGTGGGCCTGTCCTTCCTGGAGACCTCCTGCAACACCTACTCCACGATGCTCGGCCCGCAGTCCTCGTCGACGCTGCGCCTGAACATCTCCCAGACCTTCTACCCGCTGGGGTCTATCTTCGGCATCCTTCTGGGCAAGTACCTCGTTTTCACCGAGGGCGACGCCCTGCACACCCAGATGTCCACCATGACCGAGTATGAGAAGACCGCGTTCGCGCAAGATATGCTGCAGCGCACCCTGAGCCCGTACCAGTACATCATTATGGTGCTCGTGGCCCTGCTCATCGTCGTGGCACTGACCCAAATGCCGAATTGCAAGCCGCTGCGCGACGCCACCCATGAGGCTACCGCCTCCATCGGCGAGACCCTATCCTACCTGGCTGGCAACGCCAAGTTCCGCCGCGGCATCCTCACCCAGTTCCTCTATGTGGGCATGCAGACCGCCGTGTGGTCCTTCACCATCCGCCTAGCGCTGAACCTGGACTCCAATCTGAACGAGCGATCTGCGTCCACGTTCATGATCTTCTCCTTCATCGCCTTCTTCCTGGGCAAGTTCCTCGCGAACATCTTCATGTCCAAGATTGACCCGAACCTCGTCCTCATCGGCTACTCCGTCCTCGGCTGCCTGGCCCTGCTGTACGTGATGTTCGTGCCTAACATCACCGCCGTGTGGGCAGCCGTCATTACCTCCGGCCTGTTCGGTCCCTGCTGGGCCACCATCTACTCCCGCACCCTGGACGCCATCGAAGACAAGCGCCACACCGAAACCGGCGGTGCCGTCATCGTCATGGCCATCATCGGCGGCGCCGTGGTGCCGCTGGTCCAAGGACTGGTCTCTGACAAGACCGGCTCCATGCAGCTGGCCTTCGGCGTGAGCCTCTTCTGCTTCGCCGCCGTACTCGTGCACTTCCTCCGCCTCTACAAGGAGCGCTAA
- the rbsK gene encoding ribokinase — protein MIAVVGSNMVDLITYIHRMPNPGETLEAPDFRMGCGGKGANQAIAASRNGSEVFMVTRVGNDAFAANTKANFAENGISTKYVLDTNATSGVAPIFVDESSQNSILIVQGANAKLSPEDVAAARADLAKCSLIVMQLEIPLPTVYYTIRLAKELGIPVLLNPAPAHPDLSLEDIKDCAYFAPNESELALITGMPVGTLDEVRAAAGYLRHQGIRNVIVTLGEHGVLTLTEEKEIFTPPFPVAAVDTTGAGDAFIGCFANAVDAGLALEIALKRAAFYAADSVTKRGTQYSYAYANDLEFPAD, from the coding sequence ATGATTGCTGTCGTCGGTTCCAACATGGTTGACCTCATCACTTACATCCACCGCATGCCCAACCCAGGGGAGACTCTAGAGGCCCCGGACTTCCGAATGGGCTGCGGCGGTAAAGGGGCCAATCAGGCGATTGCCGCCTCCCGCAATGGCTCGGAAGTCTTCATGGTCACCCGCGTGGGCAACGATGCCTTCGCGGCCAACACCAAGGCCAATTTCGCGGAAAATGGCATCTCAACCAAGTATGTGCTGGACACAAACGCAACCAGCGGTGTCGCTCCCATCTTCGTGGATGAGAGTTCCCAGAACTCCATCCTCATCGTCCAGGGAGCGAACGCGAAGCTCTCCCCAGAGGACGTCGCCGCCGCCCGCGCGGACCTGGCCAAGTGCTCCCTGATTGTGATGCAGTTAGAGATCCCGCTGCCCACCGTCTACTACACCATCCGCCTGGCCAAGGAGCTCGGCATCCCGGTCCTGCTCAACCCGGCCCCGGCCCACCCGGACCTGTCACTGGAGGACATCAAGGACTGCGCCTACTTCGCCCCGAATGAGTCCGAGCTCGCGCTCATCACCGGCATGCCGGTGGGTACCCTCGACGAGGTCCGCGCCGCCGCCGGCTACCTGCGCCACCAGGGCATCCGCAACGTGATCGTGACCCTCGGCGAGCACGGCGTGCTCACCCTGACGGAGGAAAAGGAAATCTTTACCCCGCCGTTCCCGGTGGCCGCCGTGGACACCACCGGCGCCGGCGACGCCTTCATCGGCTGCTTCGCCAATGCCGTCGATGCCGGCCTCGCCCTAGAGATCGCGCTCAAGCGCGCCGCCTTCTACGCGGCCGACTCCGTGACCAAGCGCGGCACCCAGTACTCCTACGCCTATGCCAATGACCTGGAGTTTCCCGCTGACTAA
- the rsgA gene encoding ribosome small subunit-dependent GTPase A, which yields MARRASSYDESDVRIRPGKGSRPRTKDRPKHKDAKFGMVITKDRGRWGVALDSDGPVVTAMRAREMGRTPVEVGDRVGVVGDTSGKKDTLARIVKLEERTSVLRRTADDTDAYERIVVANADRLLIVSAVADPPPRSGFVERALIAAFAGNIQPVLCLTKTDLTDPTPFAQEFADLDVTVVEAGVDDGLEQVCATIDGHVTALIGHSGVGKSTLVNRLVPDANRETGEVSAVGKGRHTSTQSVALRLPAEGSTPHGGWIIDTPGIRSFGLAHIDAENVIEVFDDLAEAIEDCPRGCTHAGPPADPECGLDLSIEEGTASARRRDAVRNLLASLRTNVDWA from the coding sequence ATGGCTAGGCGCGCGAGCAGCTACGACGAATCTGATGTCCGTATCCGGCCGGGCAAAGGGTCGCGCCCCCGCACGAAGGACCGTCCGAAGCACAAGGATGCCAAGTTCGGCATGGTCATCACCAAGGACCGCGGGCGCTGGGGAGTTGCCCTTGATAGTGATGGCCCAGTCGTCACCGCTATGCGCGCCCGCGAGATGGGCCGCACGCCCGTCGAGGTCGGTGATCGGGTCGGCGTCGTGGGCGATACTTCTGGTAAGAAGGACACCCTCGCGCGCATCGTGAAACTAGAGGAGCGCACTTCCGTCCTTCGGCGCACCGCGGATGACACAGACGCTTATGAGCGAATCGTGGTGGCGAATGCGGACCGCCTGCTGATCGTGAGTGCTGTGGCGGATCCACCGCCGCGCTCCGGATTCGTGGAGCGTGCCCTCATCGCGGCCTTCGCCGGCAATATCCAGCCGGTCCTGTGCCTGACGAAGACCGACCTCACCGATCCCACTCCGTTCGCCCAAGAGTTTGCGGACTTGGATGTCACCGTGGTGGAAGCTGGCGTGGACGATGGACTGGAGCAGGTCTGTGCCACAATTGATGGACATGTCACGGCCCTCATCGGCCACTCCGGTGTGGGTAAATCAACCTTGGTCAACCGGCTCGTCCCGGATGCCAACCGCGAAACCGGCGAAGTCTCCGCCGTGGGCAAAGGCCGCCATACATCGACGCAGTCGGTGGCGCTGCGACTGCCGGCGGAAGGAAGCACCCCGCATGGCGGGTGGATCATTGATACCCCAGGCATCCGCTCCTTCGGCCTAGCCCACATTGATGCGGAAAACGTCATTGAGGTCTTCGATGATCTTGCCGAAGCGATTGAGGATTGCCCGCGTGGCTGCACGCATGCCGGGCCACCCGCGGACCCCGAATGCGGGTTGGACCTCAGCATAGAGGAAGGGACAGCTTCTGCACGCCGCCGTGATGCGGTTCGCAACCTGCTGGCTTCCCTGCGCACCAACGTCGATTGGGCCTAA
- the ybaK gene encoding Cys-tRNA(Pro) deacylase → MSKKTPRAATPALKLLEEAGIDHHVSTFDGGRENFGEAAAAALDVTPERIFKTLVIDLSAGKGPKRQLAVCVLPVTHQLSLKKAAAAFGASKATMAAPADASKSSGYIPGGISPLGHKHVLPTVVDATALLFDTIFFSGGKRGLDIEMNPKDLPRVLELSFADVLAD, encoded by the coding sequence ATGTCCAAGAAGACCCCGCGTGCCGCTACCCCCGCTCTCAAACTCCTCGAAGAGGCAGGTATTGACCACCACGTCTCCACCTTTGATGGCGGTCGCGAAAACTTCGGCGAGGCAGCCGCTGCGGCCCTCGACGTTACTCCTGAGCGTATCTTCAAAACCCTCGTCATTGATCTGAGCGCCGGCAAAGGCCCCAAACGCCAACTCGCCGTCTGCGTCCTTCCGGTCACACACCAGCTCAGTCTCAAGAAGGCCGCCGCAGCTTTCGGTGCGTCCAAGGCCACAATGGCCGCGCCTGCCGACGCCTCCAAGTCCTCCGGCTACATCCCCGGCGGCATCTCCCCGTTAGGGCACAAACACGTCCTGCCCACTGTCGTTGACGCGACCGCGCTGCTCTTCGATACCATCTTCTTCTCCGGCGGCAAGCGTGGCCTCGACATTGAGATGAATCCGAAAGATCTCCCCCGCGTGCTGGAGCTCTCCTTCGCCGACGTGCTCGCCGACTAG
- the aroA gene encoding 3-phosphoshikimate 1-carboxyvinyltransferase: MPFIMDYMSAFWCAPQPAGPLSWTQEVPGSKSMTNRALILAALADSPSIIYNPLVSRDTDLMKEALKAMGVGISEWGPHLRVSPGTLHGATVDCGLAGTIMRFLPPVAALADGPVVIDGDPYARKRPMSTMTMALRELGVDIEGDSLPLSITPHGIPEGAEVTIDASASSQFVSGLLLAGARYRNGISVRHEGGTVPSQPHILMTVSMLREAGVHVLAGEDNWVVRPGEIEGREWYIEPDLSNATPFLAAATVAGGSVNILNWPEETTQPGDAFRGILEHMGAQVEYVPQAPHRDPYLQVTGPQEGLACLRGIDLDMGDIGELTPTVAALCALASTPSTLTGIAHLRGHETDRLAALATEINGLGGNVTELDDGLRITPAPLHGGQWHSYADHRMATAGAIIGLAVDGIEVEDIDTTSKTLPGFAKMWEAMIHG, encoded by the coding sequence ATGCCCTTTATTATGGACTACATGTCTGCTTTCTGGTGTGCTCCCCAACCCGCCGGCCCGTTGTCCTGGACTCAGGAAGTTCCCGGGTCAAAGTCGATGACCAACCGCGCCCTCATCCTCGCTGCGTTGGCCGACTCACCTTCTATCATCTACAACCCGCTGGTCTCCCGCGATACTGACCTGATGAAAGAAGCTTTGAAGGCCATGGGCGTAGGTATCTCCGAGTGGGGACCGCACCTGCGCGTGAGCCCGGGGACGCTGCATGGCGCGACCGTCGATTGTGGCCTGGCTGGCACGATCATGCGCTTCTTGCCTCCGGTGGCAGCGCTGGCCGATGGGCCCGTTGTCATCGACGGTGACCCTTATGCCCGCAAGCGCCCCATGTCCACGATGACCATGGCCTTGCGTGAGTTGGGCGTCGACATCGAAGGCGATAGCCTGCCACTTAGCATCACGCCCCATGGCATTCCGGAGGGCGCCGAAGTCACCATTGATGCCTCCGCTTCTTCCCAGTTCGTCTCCGGCTTGCTCCTGGCCGGGGCGCGCTACCGCAACGGTATCAGCGTGCGCCACGAAGGCGGCACCGTCCCTTCCCAACCACATATTCTCATGACCGTTAGTATGCTGCGTGAGGCCGGCGTGCATGTGCTCGCGGGCGAGGATAATTGGGTCGTGCGGCCTGGAGAGATTGAGGGACGCGAGTGGTACATCGAACCAGATCTCTCTAACGCCACGCCCTTCCTGGCTGCAGCGACAGTCGCCGGCGGCAGCGTGAACATTCTGAATTGGCCGGAGGAAACGACCCAACCAGGTGATGCTTTCCGCGGCATCCTGGAGCACATGGGGGCACAGGTTGAGTACGTCCCGCAGGCACCTCACCGAGATCCCTACCTGCAGGTCACTGGCCCACAGGAGGGTCTAGCATGCCTGCGCGGCATCGATCTCGATATGGGAGATATCGGCGAGCTCACCCCGACCGTAGCCGCGCTGTGTGCTCTGGCCTCAACGCCGTCAACCCTGACCGGCATCGCGCACCTGCGCGGCCATGAAACGGACCGTCTGGCGGCCCTCGCTACAGAGATTAACGGCTTGGGCGGCAACGTCACTGAGCTTGACGACGGCCTCCGCATCACCCCTGCCCCACTCCACGGCGGCCAGTGGCACTCCTACGCCGACCACCGCATGGCCACCGCTGGCGCCATCATTGGCCTGGCAGTCGACGGTATCGAGGTCGAGGACATCGATACCACGTCCAAGACTCTGCCCGGCTTCGCCAAGATGTGGGAGGCCATGATCCATGGCTAG
- a CDS encoding SOS response-associated peptidase, producing MCGRFVLFTESLLEEVVAWESITEVHAPEGLPPARYNIAPTQPIAIVRVAEETARVEPARWGLIPHWKKDLDGPPLFNARAETVAQKPSFRDAFKAQRCVIPLDGYYEWKAGGDKKAKKQPYYVTGPDGLLWAAGLWATGLERLSATMVTTDATEEMAWLHHRLPKFLTADEIAPWLAGEALLEPSSVRGFQARPADPAVGNVRNDYAELIDEPPATTLF from the coding sequence ATGTGCGGAAGATTTGTTCTGTTCACCGAGTCCCTACTGGAGGAAGTCGTAGCGTGGGAATCCATTACGGAAGTTCATGCGCCGGAAGGCCTGCCGCCGGCACGCTATAACATTGCTCCAACCCAGCCCATCGCCATCGTGCGGGTTGCGGAGGAGACCGCCCGTGTGGAGCCAGCGCGCTGGGGGCTTATCCCGCACTGGAAGAAGGACCTCGACGGCCCGCCGCTGTTTAATGCCCGCGCGGAGACTGTGGCGCAGAAACCTTCCTTCCGGGATGCCTTCAAAGCACAGCGCTGCGTTATCCCGCTGGATGGTTACTACGAGTGGAAAGCCGGTGGGGATAAGAAGGCCAAGAAGCAGCCCTATTATGTGACCGGGCCCGATGGCCTGCTGTGGGCGGCTGGTTTGTGGGCCACGGGGTTGGAGAGGCTCTCGGCCACGATGGTGACCACGGATGCCACGGAAGAGATGGCGTGGCTGCACCACCGCTTGCCCAAGTTTCTAACTGCAGATGAAATCGCGCCCTGGCTGGCGGGGGAGGCGCTGCTGGAGCCGAGCTCTGTGCGCGGCTTTCAGGCACGCCCGGCCGACCCCGCAGTGGGCAACGTGCGCAACGACTACGCAGAGCTTATCGACGAACCACCGGCCACCACCTTGTTCTAG
- the rsrA gene encoding mycothiol system anti-sigma-R factor, which translates to MERATGRNCGACNSPEVEALFRELFDESTSYARALEIREHLAQCDACQQRVESEEVVRALVRKCCGGQVAPQSLRQRISVQITRTEITWG; encoded by the coding sequence ATGGAACGCGCAACAGGACGCAATTGCGGTGCGTGTAACTCTCCGGAGGTTGAAGCGCTCTTTCGGGAGCTATTCGATGAATCAACGAGCTATGCGCGAGCACTGGAAATCCGCGAGCACCTCGCGCAGTGCGATGCCTGTCAGCAGCGCGTCGAGAGCGAGGAAGTAGTCCGCGCACTCGTGCGCAAATGCTGTGGGGGACAGGTCGCACCTCAGTCACTGCGCCAGCGCATCAGCGTGCAGATTACGCGGACTGAGATTACCTGGGGATAG
- a CDS encoding 50S ribosomal protein bL37, with product MSKRGRKRKDRRKKPANHGKRPGA from the coding sequence ATGAGCAAGCGTGGCCGCAAGCGCAAGGATCGCCGTAAGAAGCCCGCTAACCACGGCAAGCGTCCTGGCGCATAA
- the deoC gene encoding deoxyribose-phosphate aldolase — translation MRNAQLIDHTLLKPTAQATQIDTLIAEAKEHGFASVCVNPTWVARATEQLAGTEVKVCTVIGFPLGANTSEVKAFEARDAIAKGASEVDMVINVGAALDGDWDAVESDIKAVVDAAEGSLVKVILETCYLDAAQIKEASTRAVAAGADFVKTSTGFGTGGATIEHVALMREVVGPEIGVKASGGVRTAEDMAAMVAAGATRIGTSNGVSLV, via the coding sequence ATGCGCAACGCACAACTAATTGACCACACTCTCCTCAAGCCCACCGCACAGGCGACGCAGATAGACACCCTCATCGCCGAGGCCAAGGAGCACGGCTTCGCGTCTGTCTGTGTCAACCCCACCTGGGTCGCCCGCGCCACAGAGCAGCTCGCCGGCACTGAGGTGAAGGTCTGCACCGTCATCGGCTTCCCGCTCGGCGCGAATACCTCCGAGGTCAAGGCTTTCGAGGCCCGCGACGCCATCGCCAAGGGGGCGAGCGAAGTCGACATGGTCATCAACGTCGGCGCCGCCCTTGACGGGGACTGGGACGCCGTGGAGTCTGACATCAAGGCAGTTGTCGACGCCGCGGAGGGCTCCCTGGTCAAGGTCATCCTGGAAACTTGCTACCTCGATGCGGCGCAGATTAAGGAGGCATCGACCCGCGCGGTTGCCGCCGGCGCCGACTTCGTTAAGACCTCCACCGGCTTCGGCACCGGCGGCGCCACCATCGAGCACGTCGCCCTCATGCGCGAGGTCGTCGGCCCGGAGATCGGCGTAAAGGCCTCCGGCGGCGTGCGCACCGCCGAGGACATGGCCGCTATGGTCGCCGCGGGCGCCACCCGCATCGGCACGTCGAATGGGGTGAGCCTGGTATGA
- a CDS encoding WhiB family transcriptional regulator yields the protein MDWRHEAVCRDEDPELFFPVGNSGPALTQIAKAKLVCNRCPVASSCLKWALESGQDAGVWGGLSEEERRAIKRRNRSRARARVSA from the coding sequence ATGGATTGGCGCCACGAAGCTGTTTGCCGCGACGAAGACCCGGAGCTCTTCTTCCCTGTCGGTAATTCCGGCCCTGCACTCACCCAGATCGCTAAGGCCAAGCTGGTCTGCAACCGCTGCCCGGTCGCTTCCTCTTGCCTCAAGTGGGCCCTCGAGTCCGGCCAGGATGCCGGCGTGTGGGGCGGCCTCTCTGAGGAGGAGCGCCGCGCTATCAAGCGCCGTAACCGCAGCCGCGCTCGCGCCCGCGTTTCCGCTTAA